The nucleotide window TAATAAATGAAAAACCTCAAGACGAGAATAGTATTATTTTGCCTGTTTACGATGGCTGTGGCGACTGTTTTTGGACAGGAAAAATCGGGTAGAAATGATTGGGAAAACCCGGAAGTATTTCAGATTAATAGAGAACCTGCCCGCGCAGCATTCCTTCCTTATGCAGATGAAGCATCGGCACTAATCGATAATTATACAAGTTCTCCTTGGTATTTTTCATTGAATGGAAAATGGAAATTTTCTTGGTCGCCAACACCGGATCAACGCCCTACAGCGTTTTATAAAACAGATTACAATACAACAAATTGGAAAGAAATTCAAGTGCCTGGAAACTGGGAATTGAATGGTTACGGAATCCCAATTTATACGAATATTACTTATCCATTTCCAAAAAATGCTCCATTTATAGATCATAAGGATAATCCTGTAGGGTCGTATAAAAAAGACTTTGTTTTGCCCGAAAATTGGAACAAAAGGCATGTGTTTCTTCATTTTGAGGCGGGAACATCTGCTATGTACGTTTGGGTTAATGGAGAAAAAGTTGGTTATACGGAAAACACAAAAAGTCCTGCCGAATTTGATATTTCCAAATATGTGAAACCTGGAAAAAATATTGTGGCTGTTGAGGTTTACAGATGGAGCGATGGTTCTTATCTCGAAGATCAGGATTTTTGGAGGCTTTCGGGGATTGACAGAAATGTCTATCTCTATAGTACAAATGATATTCGTATTGCTGACTTTTTTGCAAAACCGGATTTAGATTCAAATTACAAAAACGGTAGTCTGAATGTCGATGTGAGTTTGAAAAATATGTCTTCAATTTCGATAAATAACCAAAAGCTGAAGGCAAAATTAGTTGATGCTTTGGGGAGAACTGTTTTTGCTAAAGAGCTAAAAGTAAATTTTGATGCCAATAAAACAAATACCATCAATTTTTTCCAAAATGTTTCTAACCCCAAATTATGGAGCAGTGAAGCGCCAAATTTATACACATTGCTGCTTACGTTGAAAAACGAAAAAGGAGGTGTAATTGAGTCGATTTCTACCCAAATTGGTTTTAGAAAAGTAGAGTTGAAAAACGGACAACTACTTGTAAATGGTGTCAGAATAATGGTTCACGGTGTGAATATCCACGAAACCAATCCGGTGACTGGACATTATCAAACTGAGGATATGATGATGAAGGATATCAGGCTAATGAAGCAAATGAATATCAATTCGGTTCGTTGCAGTCATTATCCAAATAATTTAGTATGGGTAAAATTGTGCAACAAATACGGAATTTTTCTTGTCGATGAAGCCAATATTGAGAGTCACGGTTATGGGGTTGAGCATAATGTCGGAATGGACAGATCGGTACATCCGGGTTATTTACCGGAGTGGAAGGCGGCACATATGGACAGAATTATTAGTTTGGTCGAAAGAGATAAAAACCAACCGTCTGTAATTCTCTGGTCATTAGGAAATGAGTGTTCGAATGGACCTGTGTTTTATGACGCCTATAAATGGATAAAAAACAGAGACAAAACTCGTCTCGTTCAGTTTGAACAAGCAAATGAAAAAGAAAATACTGACATCGTTTGCCCAATGTATCCAAAAATGGAGGAGATGAAGGAATATGCGACACGCAAAGAAGTGAAAAGGCCTTACATCATGTGTGAGTATTCGCATGCGATGGGTAACAGCAACGGGAATTTTCAGGAATATTGGGATATTATTCGCAGCAGCAAGAATATGCAAGGCGGTTTTATTTGGGATTGGGTAGATCAGGGATTTGAAGCAACGGATGAAGTAGGTCGAAAGTATTGGGCTTATGGAGGCGATTTGGGAAGCCAAAATTATACAAATGATGAAAACGACTGTAACAACGGATTGCTTTTGCCGGACAGAACTCCGAATCCTGCAGCATTTGAAGTAAAAAAAGTATATCAGGATATTTTATTCCAACCAGTCGATATTAAAAATGGTATTATCCAAATTATAAACGATTTTGGGTTTACCAATTTGAATACTTACAACTTCAAATACGAGGTTTTAGAAAACGGAAAGATTATTAAAGAAGGCACAATCGATGTTGCATTGAGTCCGAAATCAAAAAAAGATTTTAAAATTGATTTGCCTAAAATAGTGTCAAAACCAGGCGTGGAATATCTATTGAATGTTTTTGCTTGTACCAAAATCGGTTCTGAAATAGTACCACAAAATTTTGAAATTGCTAGAGAACAATTTGTAATCGACAATGGAAATTATTTTGCAAAATCGATAGAGAGAAATTCTTCTTCAAAGATAAATGAAGAGAAAAACGAATTTGTTCTGAATGCAGGTACTGTTATAGTTAAGATTAGCAAAACGACAGGATTAATTACTTATTACAGTTCAAAAGGAGAAAAATATTTTAAACAATATCCAGAACCTAATTTTTGGAGAGCGCCAACGGACAATGATTTTGGGAATAAAATGCCTGAGCGAAACAATATATGGCGAACAGCAGGTCAAAATTCTATTTTGGAAAACATCCAAGTGATTGAAGAAAACGGAAAAGAGTATGTTGTGGCAAAATTGAAACTCAACGATGTTGATTCTGATTATACAATCAAATATTCACTTAGTAAGGACGGTGCTTTGGAGGTGCAGCCATCATTTAAAAGAGGCAGTATTTCATTGCCTGATATGCCTCGTTTTGGGATGATTTTCTCTCTTAAAGGTGATTTTGAAAACCTTGATTATTACGGAAGAGGACCTTGGGAGAATTATCCAGACAGAAATGAATCGTCACTCAAAGGGATTTATCAAAGCAAAGTAGCGGATCAATATGTGCCGTACACCCGTCCTCAGGAAAATGGAAATAAAACTGATGTTCGTTGGTTTAAACTTTCAAACAATAAAGGGAACGGCCTTCAAGTAAAAGGATTGCAACCTCTCGGGATGAGTACTCTGAATAATTATCCTAGTGATTTTGACCCGGGATTGTCTAAGAAAAATCAGCACATAAGTGATATTACTCCTAGAAATGAGGTTGTGGTTTGCGTTGATTTGACTCAGCGTGGGTTAGGAGGAGATACCAGTTGGGGAGCCTATCCGCATGAGCAATATTTATTGAAACAAAGTGAGTATACATACGGATTTATAATAAAACCGATAGAATAAAAAATATAAAAAGGTTACTATGGAGAATACTGCTAAAGGGAGATTAGTTTCTTTGGATGCGCTGAGAGGATTTGTTATGTTCTGGATTATGAGCGGAGAACATATTATTCACGCTTTGGCCAAGGCCGCGCCAATTCCTGTTTTTATATGGATGTCGTCACAATTGCATCATACAGACTGGAATGGTATTACATTTTATGACATGATATTTCCTGTGTTTCTTTTTGTTGCCGGGGTTTCGATGCCTTTTTCTTTTGAGAAAAAAATGAGTATTGCGGGTGTCAATACACCAATTGAATTGCCGTCGAAGGAAAAACGAAAAATATACCTGTCCATGTTAAAAAGGACGTGTATTTTATTGATTTTGGGATTTGTGGTCAATGGATTGTTGCGTTTTGATGGATATGACCAAACCCGTTTTGCGAGTGTATTGGGACGTATTGGACTTGCTTGGTTTTTTGCTGGAATTATTTATTTGAATTTTGATATAAAAGGACAAGTGCTTTGGTTTGTTAGCATTTTGGTTTGCTATTATTTAGTTATGAAGTGGATTCCAGTTCCAGGTTTTGGAGCCGGTGTTTTAACGCCTGAAGGTGCATTTTCGAGCTATATTGACCAACAGTTTTTGCCGGGACGATTACACAGTAAAGTATATGATCCCGAAGGTTTGTTTTCTACAATACCGGCTATTGCCACGGCTTTGCTTGGAACTTTTTTAGGAAGTTTTTTGAAAAGTAGCGCCAATGTTTTTTCGGCAAACAAAAAGATATTGCTGTTGATTGCATCGGCTGCAGTTTTGATAGGAATCGGGATGCTTTGGAATTACGATTTTCCAATTAATAAACGTTTGTGGACAAGCTCATTTGTGTGTTTTGTGGGCGGATTCAGTATTTTGTTTTTTACCTTTTTTTACCTGATAATTGATGTGTGGGGCTTTCATAAATGGGCATTCCCTTTATTACTGATTGGTTCCAATTCCATACTTATTTACATGGCTTCCGAAGGCTTGGTGAATTTCAAACACACCGCAGAGTTTGTTTTTGGCGGAGCCATAAAAATGTTTCCGCTCATTTGGCAACCTGTGTTTACCACTTCATCGGTAACGCTCGTACAACTCATTTTACTTTATTTTTTATACAAAAGAAAATGGTTTTTGAAGATTTAGAGACAAAGATTTTAGAATTAAGATTTTAGAATTAAGAATTAAGACAAAAAAATTAGAAAAGATTAAGACAAAAAGATTAAGACAAAAGATTAAGACAAAAGAATTAAGAATTAAGACAAAGAATTAAGACAAAGAATTAAGACAAAGAATTAAGACAAAAGATTAAGACAAAGAATTAAGACAAAAAAATTAACTTATTAACTAACCACAAACCAAAAACAATAAACCAAAAACTATTAACAATAAACCAAAAACCAACTACCAATTATGAATTCACTACAACTCGCAGATTATGCTGTTTTCATCATTTATTTTGTGCTAGTTACAACCTATGGGATGTATATTTACCGAAGTAAGAAAAACGCAGCCACAAGTTCACAAGAATATTTCCTAGCCGAAGGATCACTTACCTGGTGGGCTATTGGCGCATCGTTAATTGCCTCCAATATTTCGGCAGAGCATTTTATAGGGATGAGCGGTTCCGGCTTTGCACTCGGTTTGGCTATTGCTTCCTACGAATGGATGGCGGCGGCGACATTAATTTTAGTGGCTATATTTATTTTGCCAATCTATCTTAAAAACAAAATTTTTACGATGCCGCAATTTTTGGCAAAAAGATATAATGGCACCGTAAGTACGATAATGGCAATAATTTGGTTGTTGATTTATGTGTTTGTCAATCTTACTTCGATCATTTATTTAGGAGCTTTGGCCATTTCGTCAATCGCACCAATTAGTTTCGAAGCTTGTGTTGTAGGATTGAGTTTGTTCTCCATTGTGGTGACTTTGGGAGGAATGAAAGTTATAGGATACACCGATATTTTTCAAGTTGTTGTGTTGATACTCGGTGGTTTGGTAACCACGTATTTGTCTTTAACACTCTTGTCCGAAAAGTTTGGATTTGGGAAAGATGTTCTAAAAGGGCTTTCTGTTTTGAGTGAAAAAGCACCTGATCATTTGCACATGATATTTGATAAATTTAACCCTCATTATGCCGAATTGCCGGGAATGTCTGTAATCATCGGCGGTATGCTTATCAATAATCTGGCCTATTGGGGTTGCAATCAATATATTGTTCAAAGAGCTTTGGGAGCCGATTTGAAAACTGCCCGAAAAGGAGTTTTATTTGCCGCTTTTTTAAAATTAATGGTGCCGATAATTGCTGTTTTACCGGGTATTGCAATGTATGTGATGCATCAAAACGGAATGTTTCAGCAGGAAATGGTTGATGCTGCGGGAGTTTTAAAACCGGATCACGCGTACCCAACGTTGATGAATTTATTGCCCGCTGGTTTAAA belongs to Flavobacterium gilvum and includes:
- a CDS encoding glycoside hydrolase family 2 TIM barrel-domain containing protein, which encodes MKNLKTRIVLFCLFTMAVATVFGQEKSGRNDWENPEVFQINREPARAAFLPYADEASALIDNYTSSPWYFSLNGKWKFSWSPTPDQRPTAFYKTDYNTTNWKEIQVPGNWELNGYGIPIYTNITYPFPKNAPFIDHKDNPVGSYKKDFVLPENWNKRHVFLHFEAGTSAMYVWVNGEKVGYTENTKSPAEFDISKYVKPGKNIVAVEVYRWSDGSYLEDQDFWRLSGIDRNVYLYSTNDIRIADFFAKPDLDSNYKNGSLNVDVSLKNMSSISINNQKLKAKLVDALGRTVFAKELKVNFDANKTNTINFFQNVSNPKLWSSEAPNLYTLLLTLKNEKGGVIESISTQIGFRKVELKNGQLLVNGVRIMVHGVNIHETNPVTGHYQTEDMMMKDIRLMKQMNINSVRCSHYPNNLVWVKLCNKYGIFLVDEANIESHGYGVEHNVGMDRSVHPGYLPEWKAAHMDRIISLVERDKNQPSVILWSLGNECSNGPVFYDAYKWIKNRDKTRLVQFEQANEKENTDIVCPMYPKMEEMKEYATRKEVKRPYIMCEYSHAMGNSNGNFQEYWDIIRSSKNMQGGFIWDWVDQGFEATDEVGRKYWAYGGDLGSQNYTNDENDCNNGLLLPDRTPNPAAFEVKKVYQDILFQPVDIKNGIIQIINDFGFTNLNTYNFKYEVLENGKIIKEGTIDVALSPKSKKDFKIDLPKIVSKPGVEYLLNVFACTKIGSEIVPQNFEIAREQFVIDNGNYFAKSIERNSSSKINEEKNEFVLNAGTVIVKISKTTGLITYYSSKGEKYFKQYPEPNFWRAPTDNDFGNKMPERNNIWRTAGQNSILENIQVIEENGKEYVVAKLKLNDVDSDYTIKYSLSKDGALEVQPSFKRGSISLPDMPRFGMIFSLKGDFENLDYYGRGPWENYPDRNESSLKGIYQSKVADQYVPYTRPQENGNKTDVRWFKLSNNKGNGLQVKGLQPLGMSTLNNYPSDFDPGLSKKNQHISDITPRNEVVVCVDLTQRGLGGDTSWGAYPHEQYLLKQSEYTYGFIIKPIE
- a CDS encoding sodium/sugar symporter, whose product is MNSLQLADYAVFIIYFVLVTTYGMYIYRSKKNAATSSQEYFLAEGSLTWWAIGASLIASNISAEHFIGMSGSGFALGLAIASYEWMAAATLILVAIFILPIYLKNKIFTMPQFLAKRYNGTVSTIMAIIWLLIYVFVNLTSIIYLGALAISSIAPISFEACVVGLSLFSIVVTLGGMKVIGYTDIFQVVVLILGGLVTTYLSLTLLSEKFGFGKDVLKGLSVLSEKAPDHLHMIFDKFNPHYAELPGMSVIIGGMLINNLAYWGCNQYIVQRALGADLKTARKGVLFAAFLKLMVPIIAVLPGIAMYVMHQNGMFQQEMVDAAGVLKPDHAYPTLMNLLPAGLKGVALAALTAAIVASLAGKANSISTIFSLDIYKKYFNKNASERKLVLTGRWCVIISMCIAAFVAPALKSLDQAYQFIQEYVGFFSPGVLAIFLLGMFWKKTTASAGLAGALLTVPIAAVLKFLPVWTNGAFPDYPFLDRMTIAFFLIVLMMVAISLLKPQSEEHHETYKIEVDKSLFKVSPDFVLGSFIISGILVGLYTVFW
- a CDS encoding acyltransferase family protein, with the translated sequence MENTAKGRLVSLDALRGFVMFWIMSGEHIIHALAKAAPIPVFIWMSSQLHHTDWNGITFYDMIFPVFLFVAGVSMPFSFEKKMSIAGVNTPIELPSKEKRKIYLSMLKRTCILLILGFVVNGLLRFDGYDQTRFASVLGRIGLAWFFAGIIYLNFDIKGQVLWFVSILVCYYLVMKWIPVPGFGAGVLTPEGAFSSYIDQQFLPGRLHSKVYDPEGLFSTIPAIATALLGTFLGSFLKSSANVFSANKKILLLIASAAVLIGIGMLWNYDFPINKRLWTSSFVCFVGGFSILFFTFFYLIIDVWGFHKWAFPLLLIGSNSILIYMASEGLVNFKHTAEFVFGGAIKMFPLIWQPVFTTSSVTLVQLILLYFLYKRKWFLKI